TTAAGACCTAAGATTTCTGGTCTGTCTGTATTGCTCTGGCGAGATGCCCATCATCTTCTTAAACAGACGGGAAAAATAATAAGGATCATCATAACCCAAACTAAATGCAATTTCTTTAATGGTGATGCTTTTTGTATAAAGTAACTGGCAGGTTTTCTGGATTTTAAGCTGGATAAAATATTCCATTGGTGAGGTTCCGGTAGAGCGATGAAACATACTTGAAAAATGCGAGACCGAAAGTTTATAACGAACAGAAAAATCTTCTACTTTAAACTTGCATCCGATCTTTTCTTTCATAAAAACGATGGTTTCTCTAATCATATTATCTTTATCTTCTGCAATTGAAAAATGTTTCTCTACGTATTGAAAAGTAGCCAGAAAGTGGTACAAACACATATTGGCATTATTCAGATTGCCTTTACTATAGCCCATTTCCAGGCAAGCATACATTTCTTCCCAAATCTGAAGTCCTTTCTCATTATAAGGAATATCCCTGGGCCCATCATTTACAGAAATATTCAAAACCCGGTTAAAGTTATCTATATCATTACCACTAAAATGAATCCAGAAAATTGTCCAGGGCAATTCCTGATCTGCTCCGTACTGAATATATTGATCTGTGGCCGGTATTTGGAAAAATTGCCCCGGTGTAACCTCATACTTTTTTTTTATCTATTATATACCAGCCTTTTCCGTGTAAACAGTAAATAAAGATATTGTCTTCACATCCGTTTTTTCTTTCTCTAAAATGGAAACTGGCTTTTGGGAAATATCCAATATGTGTAATAAAGATTTGATTTAAGACTGTATTGGAGGTTCTGATTTTTTTGCAGATTATATTGGGCAAACTAATCAGTTTTTGACCTTCAAATCCATCTCTTATCCTGGTTTTAATCATATCCTTATTTTTATGGTGATGAGCTGCTAATAAGATACTAAATTAATGATGCAGTTGAATAATCCATTAAGATAAGTGCATAATTCATTGTATGCGGTTGTATAACCTGATATTTTTGGTTCGAACCAAATTTATAAAGTATGAACATGAGATCTTTTTCCTACCTGATTATTTTTCTATTCTTTTCTTGTCAGCTAAAAGCACAAACCAATCTTATTGATCCCGCAATTAAAACACCGAAAGCAGTCCTGGATAATTTTATGGATCAGCGATTTGGAATGTTCATTCACTGGGGACCTGTAACCTTACGGGGTACAGAAATCGGTTGGAGTCGTGGTATAAATGTTCCGGCTGATGATTATGACAATTTATACAAAGAATTCAACCCTGTTTTGTTTAATGCGGATGAGTGGGTAAAAACTGCTAAAGATGCAGGAATGAAATACCTGACTATTACAGCAAAACATCATGATGGTTTTTTGTTATGGCCAAGCGCGGTCTCTGATTATAACATTATGAATTCTCCTTACAAAGTGGATGTAGTCGGTTTACTGGCAGCAGCCTGTAAGAAATATGACATCAGGTTTTGTATTTATTTTACTGTTCTTGACTGGCATGATCCAAATTATCCTTTTCATAAACCTGGTCAGAAAAATATTGATGCTAAGGCAGATATGAAAAAATTTGTCCTTACGATGAAAAGTGAAATTCAGGAACTTGTAAATAACTATCATCCCTATATGCTTTGGTTTGATGGGAACTGGGAAAGTCCCTGGAAAAATGAATATGGCATAGATATCTATACCTATATTAAAAAGCTCGATCCTAAGGTGATTATTAACAACAGGATAGGTGCAAATAGTGAGCACACAAAACTGGGACCTGAGATTTTAGGCGATTATGCCACACCTGAACAAAAGATAGGGGCACTCAATATGAACGACCCCTGGGAAACCTGTATGACAATTTGTAATCAGTGGGCCTGGAAACCTAATGATTCGTTGAAATCATTGAAGGAGTGTATTCAAACCCTTGCTAAAACTGCGGGAGGAAATGGAAATTTATTGTTTAATGTTGGTCCAATGCCAGATGGAAGAATTGAAAAACGCCAGGCAACAAGACTTAAGGAAATGGGCAATTGGCTTAAACTTTATGGCGAAAGTATTTATAAAACCAAAGGTGGTCCATTTAAACCGAATGAAATATATGCTGCTACCCGCAAAGGAAACAAACTGTATATTCATGTTTTTGATAAAAAATCCAATGAGCTTATCTTACCGGCTCTACATGCGGTACTGGTAAGAAAAGCATTTTTATTGAACGGCGGAGCTATAAATTATCAGCAGGCTGCCGGCGTAATAACACTTCAGTTACCAGCGCAGCTTCCTGACCAAAATGACTCTGTTATTGTGTTAGAACTTAATACAAACGCTGAAAGTATTCCAGTTATTTCTTAAAACCAGCTTTAATCAAAATGATCAAAAAAATTCATGTAAATGATGCCAGATTTCCATTACCCAACGGAGCTGGAAGTGATGCCATTCATCGCGACCCTATTTATTCTTATGCGGTAACTAATCTTATTGATGACAGCGGATTAACAGGGACTGGATTTGCATTTACACTGGGCGAGGGTAACGACCTGGTATGTAAAGCGGCACAATTCTATGCTTCGCAACTTAAGGGAAGGGACATTGAAGAGTTAATGTCGGATTTTGGGGCCGTATTTAATCAGTTATCTAATGAACAACAATTTCGCTGGCTGGGACCGCACAAGGGAATAGTCCATCTTGCTCTTGCTTCGGTTACCAATGCCTGTTATGATCTCTGGGCAAAAAAAAGAGGAGTACCACTTTGGAAATTGCTAATTGATTTATCACCTGAAGAAATTGTGAACACACTGGATTTATCTTATCTGGAAGATGAGCTTACAGCAGAACAGGCCATACAGTTATTCAAAGATAATGCTGCTGATAAAGAAATTCGTACAAAGGTCACAGTAAAAGGCTATCCCGGATACGACACTTCCATTGGCTGGTTTAATTATAGCGATGAAAAGGTTCGCGAAAATTGCAAAAAGGCAGTTGCAGAAGGATTTACAGCCATGAAGCTAAAAGTCGGAAGCTCAGATCCTCAAAGAGATATTCGCCGTTCACATATTGTACGCGAAGTGGCCGGAGACAATATAAAAGTCATGCTTGATGCAAATCAGCAATGGACATTACCCCAGGCTTTAAAAATATGCAGAGAATTGCAAGGAATGAATCCTTATTGGATTGAAGAGCCCACCCATCCTGATGATGTGCTTGCGCATAAAATACTGGCCGATGCCATTGCTCCGACTAAACTTGCGCTGGGTGAGCATGTGCCAAACCGGATTGTTTTTAAAAATTATCTGCAAACCCAATCTGCTGGTTTTATCCAGGCTGATGCTGTTCGGGTCGGTGGGGTAAGTGAATTTATTACCATAAGCCTGCTTTCCCGGAAATATGGAATACCTGTGGTGCCTCATGTGGGTGATATGGGACAGCTGCATCAGCATTTAGTGTTATTCAATCATATCTCTATGGGACACGAAGCTTTGTTTCTGGAACATATTCCTCATTTGCAAAAACACTTCGTACATCCGGTAATCGTAGAGGGAGGCTTTTATAAAACACCACTGGAGCCAGGCAGCAGCAGTGATTTGAAATCATTAAGTTAATCTGTAAAAACACAGGAAATGTTAAAAACAATAGACTTAAGTATTAGTGCATTCTATATTTTGGGCATTCTGGTTATTGGTTTATGGGCCGGAATCCGTCATCGCAGAAGAAGTAAATCAAATGCTGCCGGAACTTATTTTCTTGCCGGCAAAAGTTTAAAATGGCCTGCTATTGGTCTTGCACTATTTGCCACGAATATCTCTACTGTTCATTTGGTAAGTTTAGCACAAAGCGGATTTAGCAGCGGCCTGTTAAACGGTAATTTTGAATGGATGGCTGCTTTTACACTTATTCTGTTATCATTATTTTTTGTTCCTTTCTATATTAAATCTGGTGTAGCTACTTTGCCTGATTTTCTGGAAAAGCGCTATGATAAGGCAAGCCGCGATTGGCTGGCGGTAATTTCGGTTGTCTCAGCAATCATTATTCACATTGCATTCTCCATGCTTGCCGGGGGTATTGTACTGAAAACTTTGTTCGGCCTTAACATGTATGTAAGTGTAATTGTAATTTGCCTGATCACGGCTGTTTATACGATTATTGGTGGTTTAAAGGCTGTGGTAGTAACCGAATCTATCCAGACGGTGGTTTTACTTAGCGGGGCAATAATAATCAGCTATGCTGCCTTTAACAAAATGGGCGGATGGGAACCGATGATTACAGTACTGAGGGATAAAGGAGAGATGGATAAGCTTTCGATGCTGCGCCCACATGGCGATAGTAGTGGAATGCCCTGGTATGCCGTGTTTTTAGGTTATCCTATTCTGGGGATCTGGTATTGGTGTGCAGATCAGACTATTGTTCAGCGGGTGCTTGGTGCTAAAGATGAGAATCACGCCCGGATAGGTCCATTGTTTTGTGGTTTTATCAAGATTCTGCCGGTTTTTCTTTTTGTATTGCCGGGTTTATTTGCATACACTTTAGCACAATCAGGGCATTTGGATATAAGCAGCCTTGGGTTGGATGAAAAAGGGCAGGTACAGTCAAAGGGTATTTATACATTAATGATTACACAGCTCCTTCCATCAGGTTTAGTCGGTGTTTTGGTAGCTGCACTTTTATCAGGTTTAATGAGCCAGGTTTCCGGGGCGTTAAATTCTATTTCAACTATGGTGAGTTATGATATGTACCAGCGTTATCGCCCTGAAGCTTCGGATAAACAATTAATTTGGGCAGGGAAGGTTTCAGCGGGTATTGCGCTTATATTCTCACTGGCATTGCTACCACTGCTTGACCGGTATGAAAGTATATTTAGTGGTATTAATGATATTATTGCACATATTGCTCCGCCAATAACCTGTGTTTTTTTGCTGGGTGTATTCTGGAAAGGCGCATCTGCCCAATCTGCTAAGTTAACGCTATGGATAGGTTCTATCCTGGGTGTTATTGCATTTGCTATAAATAAGTTATACCCCGAAACATTTATTGGCCATACTCCATTTATGATGATGGCATTTTACCTGTTTTGTATCTGTGTCGTAATCCAGATCTTTTTTTCTTACAGGTACCCGGTTCAGCATACTGAAGAAAGTGCTAAACTTTATTGGAAATCACCTTGGGAGCCTTTACAGGGAGTGGCCTGGAAAGGTATAGGGAATTATAAACTATTATCAGGCTTACTTCTGTTAACCGTGGCTGTACTATATTATATTTTTAGATAAAATGAAAAGAATTATTATTGCTTTTTTTCTTGCTTATTGTTCTTTTACGGGATGCAAGGAGCCCATTAAGCCGGCAGAGCCAAAAAGATTTGGCTCGGTAACAGGATTAAAACCCGAAAAAATAGCATACTACAAAAAACTACATGCCTATGTCTGGCCAGCTGTTCTGAAAAAAATAAAAGAATGTAACATTCGTAATTATTCCATTTACTTCAAAAAAATAGACAGCGCTTATTACCTCTTCAGCTACTTTGAATATACAGGTAATAATTTTGAGGAAGACATGAAAAAAATGTCCCGTGATCCGGATACCCAACGCTGGTGGAAAGAGACGGATCCCTGCCAGCAGCCTATAACCGGTTCTGACAAAATATGGAGCCCGATGGAAGAGGTGTTTCACACAAACTAACAAATTGAATTTTAAAGATTTCTAACAGGATAAATTATATGGAGCTATTAGCAGGTAAAATCATTTTTCTTACCGGAGGATCAACAGGGATTGGCTTTGAATGTGCAAAGGCCTATGCAAATGCAGGAGCGACTGTTATAATTGCTGCCAATTCTGAGGATTCCGTTAAGCAGGCTATGACATTTTTAGGTCCTGATCATCTTGGTGTATTATGTGATGTGTCAAAGGCTGCAGATGTGAAGAATGCTATCGGCTTAACGATTGGAAAATATGGCAGAATTGATGCTATACATAACAATGCAGGAATTGCCATTCCTTCTAAACCCCTGCATGAAACTACAGATGAGGAATGGCAGAATCTGATGGATGTTAACCTGAGAGCTGTTCTATATACCACGCGTTTTGGTTTTGAAGCGCTAAAAAACACAAGGGGCAGTATTTTGAATACCAGTAGCCTGGTTGGTTCAATCGGGCAGGAAAGGCATGCTGCCTATACCGCTACAAAAGGAGCCTTAAATGCCCTTACCAAATCAATGGCACTAGATTATGCGCCTTATAAAATAAGGGTCAATGCTGTTCTGCCTGCCGGTGCCTGGACGCCCATGCTACGCGAGTGGGTTAAAGAACAACCAGAGCCTGAATTTACTACAGCTTATCTTAATGATATACATCCGCTGGGTGATTGTCCTGATGGTGATGTAATTGCTGATGCTTGTGTATTTCTTCTTTCAGATATGGCCAGGTTTATTACCGGAAGTACTTTACCGGTTAGTGGAGGTGCTGAATTAGGTTATAGGCGGACTTAAATAGGAAAGGCCGGACTTCCGGAGTTTAAAGTCCGTTGAGGGCCAAAACTCCGGAAGTCTCTTCCTTAAATGAAGGAGTGTTAATCAGTTCTTTTTCTTTCTTCATCATTTCCAAAACTGCGTTGTCTGACATTGATTTTATCATTTCCAAAACTGTAGGTCAGCGAGAATCTGAAAAATCTGCTGCTGTTATTCTGACCATATACCTGGGTTATTCCATTGACAACAGAGGTATAGTTTTTCAGGTAGGCAGTGTTAAAGACATCGTTAACCAATGCAGCAAGCTGCAGCTTATTTTGAAGTATGCTTTGTTTGATACCTATATTTAATCCTGACAGCTGCCCTGTTTCATAGAGCCCTCTTTTAACAGAAGAGCTGAAAAAATAATCGGCCTGTAATTTTGTTTCTTTACTTAAAGAAAAGGTGTTATTTGTGGTTAAATATAACTGGGCACTATTTTTTGGGGTTGCATTCACCAGTTTGTTAAACACACTTTTTGAACCCAGCAGGTAAGCCAGATTCTGGCTTTGCCACCAGGAAACAAGGTTAAGTGTATAACTTTGTCCTATACCGTAATAGTATTCCTTAAAGTAGTTTTGTCTGGTTATAGTCTGCACGTTTGTCTGCGGATCTGAATTGAATACTATACCAAAACCATCTGTAGTAATATTAAAGAATAAATTGGTTCTCCAGTTTTCTTTATATACATAGGTAAAGTCAAAGTTATCACTATAAGAAGGCTGGAGGAAAGGGTTCCCTTCTGAATAACTCTTACTGTTCAGAAAAGAACGGAATGGATTCAGGTCTCTGAAAACCGGTCTGTTAACCCTGCGTCCATAATTAAACAGAAAGCTGTTATTTTCATTTTCTTTATAAGAGAGATAAATGGTAGGGAATAATTTCAGATAGTTATTCTGTGTTTTTTGGTTTGCAGTAGCAGAATATCCGCTGGTCTGTATATTTTCCAGTCTAAGACCTAATTGCAGACTTAGTTTAGCTGTTATATTTTTATTTCCGTTTACATATACAGCCTGGTTGTTTTCCTGGTATTCAAAGTGATTGGAACGGGTCTTGTCTAAAACCGGATCGCCGGTAATCGTATTATAATAAGCTATATCAGCTTTGCTATTGATAAAACTTAGTTTGGTTCCATAAGACAGGTTCATGAATTTTAAAGGATGTTCCATATCTAGTTTGATACTGTAGTTATTAATGTCCTGCATAGATTGGTTTTTTGCTGCCTGGTTCGTGTTTAAATACTTCATATCAGGCAAAAATGTTCTGGTGATAAAGTTGTTATCAATTTTGGAGTTATAATTGAAATAGTCGAGATCAGCAGAAAGCTTTTTTCCTGTGGTATCGAGTCTGGTTATGATATGCGCATTGTAAGTCTGGCTGGAGTTGGTCAGTTTATTATATCCATCATTAATGAGCAGAGAGTCCAGCTGATTACTGGTGTTTCCGATTTTTATAGTGGTCAGATCTTTGGTGTCCGGATTGTTTTGATTGCCACTGTACTGCACACCAATAGTTGTACTGCCGGAAAGATCATAATCAAATGCCAGACCGCCGGACAGGTTATTCTGTTTTTGTTTTCCTGTACGGTTCAGGGCCCACAATCCTTGTGGATAATAAGTATTTAAGCTTTCTGTCTCTTTCAGCTTACCCAGTTTCCCGCCAATGTTCATGGAGAGTTTGATTTTGTCTTTGTTATACAAAAAGTTATCTCTCAGGGTGAAAAAACTATAAGTACTCTGATCATAAGTCATTGTTGCTGTGTTTTTCCAGGAATCCCTGATCCCTTTTTTCAGGACGATATTAATGAGTCCGCCATCTCCGCCAGCTTCGTACTTTGCAGGTGGGTTCGTGATAACTTCTATACTTGCAATATCAGTGGCTGCTATAGCATTCAGGTAATTGATCAGATCATCACCGGTTAGTTCAATCAGGCGTCCGTCTATCATCACACGTGATGAGCCCTTACCCAGGATGCTGATGTTTTTGCTCTGGATCATTACACCAGGAGCAGTGCTCAGGGCACCTACCGCATTACCACCTGATGCAGCAATACTACTGGCTACATTATAAATCAGGCGGTCTGTTTTATACTCGATCAGTTTTTTCTTCGCCACAATTTTAATCTCCTGCAGGTCGCCGTCTTTTGGTTGCATAGTAATCATACCCAGGTCGGTATCTTTTACGATAACCAGGTCTTTTTCCTGTGCTGTAAAGCCGAGATAACTGATCTTTATTTTATAGGAACCACTTTTGATTTTTAAGTCAAAAGAGCCGTCTTCTTTAGTCAGTGTACCAGCTACTACTTTGCCTTCGGGGCTTGAGAGGATGATATTTGCCCAGATTACCGGTTCGTTGTTACCTTTTACATTTCCCTTTAACTGTACCTGAGAACTTGCCCATAATGGTAATATCAGCAGGGCGTATAAGATGATTGTTTTCATATGATTTGCTTTATGACTACAAATCTGCCTCAGAAAACCGGCTTGCACGACCGACAAAAAAAGTCGGACTATTTTTCTGGAAAGAAAATAGTCCGACTTTTTTTTGAAGACGTACGACTTTTGTTATCTTGTTTGTAATGAGCTGTTTCTGTACTGTGTTGGGGTCTGTTTCGTATACTTTTTAAAGGCGAAGTTGAATGTGGATTTTGAATTAAAACCTACTGCATACAGCACCTCCTGGATATTTAATTCGTTTTTCCGGGGATCTCTTAAAATTGCCATGGCTTTTTGAATGCGATACTCATTGATAAAATCGAAAAAATGCTGATTAAGCTGATGGTTAATCAGTATGGATAAATCACGTACCTGAATTTTCATCTGACCGGCAAGATCCTGAATCGTTAAGGAGGGCTCAAGATAAGGTTCTTCCTGCTCCATAAATTTTCTCAGCGCCGTAATTTTATCCTGATCAGGTAAGTTTGAAGCTGGCTGATCTGCTGTGGGCATATCTGCAGGGGAATCAGGTATAAAGTCACTGACTAATTTTAATTTGGAATCTATCCCTCTGAAAAGATCAGGATGATGCAGCGCTTTTAAAACAAACCAGCATAAAACTGACAGTGCAGTAAGTCCGACTAAAGGATATACCCAGCCTGCTATATGCGTATAATCTGTATATTTTAACAGGTTTTTAAGGGCAGCAATGAAATACTGCGCAGCTAACAGACAGGTGAATTGAAATAACCACTGATAAGTAACAGATGCTGGATTTGTATAGTTTTCCAGGTATATCTTTTTATATTTTCTCAGCACAAGAAAAATCGCAGTGATATAGAAGGTCAGCTGAAACAGGATAAAGATCTGGAGGAAAATGGCCTCAGGCATTTGATTGTAATTGTCCAGGAAAAGGAACCGCGCCGTTGAATCTGCCAGATAAAAACGTGGTGTTATAATCAGGTTAGCCAGCAGAAAAGGGCTTATATGCAGCAGATGTTTTGGCTTTAAGCTGAAATCGGCATAACAGACTGATAAGACATATAAATAGAAAAAGGGAATGATTAACAGTGAGGTTTGTCCTCTGAACATTTCTAAAACCGGCTCATGCTGCAGAAAGTAGTAGCTAAAGAAACCGCTGATATCAATCCCATTAAAAATGATAAAACAAGCCAGCAGTCTGTTATTTAGTTTATGTTCGGTTTTTACAGTGAGTAAAAACAGGGCGAACAGAAAAGAAATAAAAACAGAGAGGAAGCTTATAATACCCGTTAAAATATACTGATCCATTAAGAGAATGATATCTGCTAAATTAGGATAATTTTTAGATTGCTCAGCTTATATTCAGCTCCATCTCATATTGTTTAATCGTTAGCTCATATCCGACAGTCAATAAAAATGCATGGATTCTATGCAGGTTTTTATCAATATTGATCACGGAGAATTCTTTCTTTTCTCCTGAAGAGATGTATTCAAATAGTTGTTTTGCTGCTCCTTGTCTTCTGTAGGCAGGAGCTACGGCAAACTGATGAATTCTATGGTTATCAGGATTGTAAATTAAATAGCCGATTAGCTGATCCGCAGAGAAAATTCCAATGGCAATATGCAGCTCTTTCGCATTTTTCATAGCGGTAACTGAGTTTTGCCAGGCTGGTTCTCCATCCCAAAAAGAACTGAATAATTGCCAGTCATCAGATAGCAGCGGCCGTATCTCAAACCTTGATCCGCTGTGCGTTTTAAGCTGACCTTTATAACAATTGTAATCCCTGGTAATTTTAAAACCGGCTCTTTCGTAGGTGTTGATAGCTACCTGATTACCGGTTATTACTTCAAGTTTGAGTTTGGTTACATTTTGTTCTTTTAGTTTAGGGATAATATACTCCATGAGTTTTGAAGTGATTTTATTTCCTCTTTCATCTGGAATTACGCCCGTGCCTGCATTGTAAGCGACTTTATTTCCATGAATATGATCTATGCCATGTAAGATGAATCCGATTAAGCGATCGTCCTCAAATGCTCCGGCAGAAAACCGGAGATCAATGCTTTCGGTTTTGATCTTTCTTTCTAATTGTTCTTTTGTGATTTTGAAGGGGACCAGATAATCTGAAAATGATAAGTTAAAAGTTTCTGCCAATGATCCGGTATCTACGTTTTCTAAGGTTGTTATCTTCATTTCTTTAAAAGCTAAATCGGCCTAATATGCAATTTTTTGTGCTGAATTGCTTAGACCGATTGGCTTTTGCAGAAAAATCCGGAATAAATAAACCTCTTTGAAGGCTTATTTATCTAAAGAATGGAGGTAATCCACCAAACATTCCCAAACTGATCTTTAATACCGCAGGTTCTGCCATAATTCTGATCAGATAGTCCCATTAATGATTCTGCCCCTGCATCCAAAGCTTTTTTATAAGTTTCGTCTGCACTTTCAACGTATACAAACAGATTTGCTGTTTGTGGCTGCCAATCTTCGGAGGCGTCACAAAACATAATAGTGCTTGTTCCGATCATAATTTCAGCATGCATTAAACCAGAACCATCGGCTCTTGGCTTCTGCATACTTTCAATGGGTTGTGCATTAAAGACTGTTTTTGTGAAATCAATAAATGCTGAAGCATTTTTCAGCATTAAATAAGGCATAACGGTCTGATGTTCTTGTGGTATATTCATTTTCTTATTTATTTAACTATGCTAATTTAGCAAGGCAGGCATTAATGAAATAGGAAAAATCCGACATCTTCAGACCGTTCTCCAGGCAGTACCTTCAGCCTGATTAAAGAAGTATTCTTTTGGTTTATGACCTGAGAACTGTTTAAAGTCCTGAATGAAATGAGACTGATCGTAATATCCGCAGGTATAGGCAATTTCTGCCAGTGACTTGTTATTATGGTTATATAATGCCAGTGCATGCTGAAAACGGACTATTCTGGAAAATAATTTAGGGCTGAATCCGGCCTGCTGTTTGAAATTTCTTTCAAACTGCCGGGTCGATAGAAAATTATGAGCAGCAAGCTGTTCTATATTGATAATTTCACTCGTTTGAATCATATATCTGATAGTCTGAAAAATCCCCGGAGGTTGCTGTTTGGCTACTGCTAATCTTTTTTCAAGAAATCCTGAGATAATTTCTACTCTCTGGCTATGATCTGCAGCAAGCATCATCTTTTCTTCTAACTCATGAGCCTGGTTTCCAAGTAATGTTTTCAGGTCGATCATCTGATTTTTTAACTCCGAACCTGGAATTGAAAAAAGCTGAGAGATTGCAAAAGGGTAGAGGTAAGCACCAAATATTCCAAAGTTGCTCCGGATTACAAAACGTCTGATCAGTAGTGATTGACCTGCCAGCCCGGAGGCGAAAGCTTTCTCCTCTGGTTTTTCAGGGATCAGTTCATCAAAAATGCCCTGATAATGAAAAAGTAGTTCGGCACAGCCATCTGCCATCGAGCGATGGATATAGGGGCTTTCTAGTGTGGCGTCGCCTTCTAAAACCCAGAAAAATCTTACATATGCTGCTAATTTTTCCGGAGGGTTTATGGTAAAATATTTCATTGCCTGGTTATTAAAGGAGAAGTTACAGATAATCGCGTAATTACCCAATTAATTTTAGCTGATCATTTTCCCCGGGTTAATCAGGATAAAATTGTTTAGGATAAACTCTCCCAGAATGTTTTTTAGCAAATTCATAAATCATATATTGTAGCGATAAACAAAATTACTTATGTCATCAAGAAGGTTTTTTATTAAAAGTAGTTTAACGGGATTGGCACTGGCAGGTATACCCGGAGCTGTTTCTGCACTCGTTCCGGTTGAACATGCAGCATTGAATAATCAGACCGGCAAGCTGAAATTACGTTTTGCGATTGCCTCTGACGGACATTATGGGCAGCCAGGCACTCCTTATAAAAAAGACCATGAAAATATAGTGCAGTGGCTTAATGAAACACATCAGATAAATCCGCTTAACTTTGTGATTATCAATGGTGACCTGGTTCATGACCGGCCGGAATTACTGCAGGAGGTGAAAAAGGAATATTATGATCGGCTAAAGGTTCCTTTTTATGCTATTCCGGGAAATCATGATCATGCAGATACGGCCATCTGGAAGTCTGTATTTGGTTATGAAGATAACTTCTCTTTTGAGCATAATGGTATTGGTTTTATATTGGCCAATACCTCCAATACCAAAGGGACTTATATTGCGCCGGACAGCGTTTTCATGAAAAGAGAGCTGGATAAGTTTAAGGATCTTACAACGGTTTTTGTGATCCTGCATATTCCGCCATATCACTGGGTGCCGGAAAGTCCTTTTGCAGACAGCCCGGAAACCATTAATTTGTTGCATAGTTATCCCAATGTTAAAGCTGTATTTCATGGCCATGACCATAGTCTTGATGCCGTGTTTTATACCAATAAATTACCACATTTCTTTGACGCTCATTTTGGTGGAAACTGGGGTACAACTTATCGGGGATACCGGATTGTAGAAGTCGATGAAACCAATAAAATCACTACTTATCAGGTTAATGCAAGTAAAAATCCAATGCTTAATGAAACTTCGTTTTAATATTACAGGCCTGTTGTTAACTTTTTTGACCTTTGGAAGCTCAGCTCAAAACTTAACCCGTTTTGTTGTTCCCGCTGGCTATGTGAAGGTTCTCGAGGCCAGAGGTGATCTGGACAAAGACGGAGTTGATGAGCTGGTATATGCTTATAATACGGATAAGAAAGAGGATGATGCCGGATTTTTCAGAACATTATACATCTGCAAAACCGTCAATGGAGAAACCCGGCTCTGGAAAAAGAATACCTCTGTACTCTGGAAAAGCAAAGACTGTGGCTTTTGTATAGATAAAGGTGTTGATCTGTCAATGAGTATAAAAAATAATACACTGTTGGTCAAACAGACTTTTAATCATAATTCCAGACACTATAGTACTTATCAGAACATTTTCCGCTTTCAAAATAAGGATTGGTTTTTAATTGGTTCCACTTATAATGATTACGATACCTGTGATTTTGATTTTAAATATGATATTAATTTTTCTACCGG
This portion of the Pedobacter lusitanus genome encodes:
- a CDS encoding response regulator transcription factor, whose protein sequence is MKYFTINPPEKLAAYVRFFWVLEGDATLESPYIHRSMADGCAELLFHYQGIFDELIPEKPEEKAFASGLAGQSLLIRRFVIRSNFGIFGAYLYPFAISQLFSIPGSELKNQMIDLKTLLGNQAHELEEKMMLAADHSQRVEIISGFLEKRLAVAKQQPPGIFQTIRYMIQTSEIINIEQLAAHNFLSTRQFERNFKQQAGFSPKLFSRIVRFQHALALYNHNNKSLAEIAYTCGYYDQSHFIQDFKQFSGHKPKEYFFNQAEGTAWRTV
- a CDS encoding metallophosphoesterase family protein, yielding MSSRRFFIKSSLTGLALAGIPGAVSALVPVEHAALNNQTGKLKLRFAIASDGHYGQPGTPYKKDHENIVQWLNETHQINPLNFVIINGDLVHDRPELLQEVKKEYYDRLKVPFYAIPGNHDHADTAIWKSVFGYEDNFSFEHNGIGFILANTSNTKGTYIAPDSVFMKRELDKFKDLTTVFVILHIPPYHWVPESPFADSPETINLLHSYPNVKAVFHGHDHSLDAVFYTNKLPHFFDAHFGGNWGTTYRGYRIVEVDETNKITTYQVNASKNPMLNETSF